In Thermotomaculum hydrothermale, a single genomic region encodes these proteins:
- the mraY gene encoding phospho-N-acetylmuramoyl-pentapeptide-transferase — MIKLLIELLHANGIDFGFFRLINYITFRALMGMVFSLLFCLIYGSDFIVFLYKKGMKDTSGEADVSSFSKKGTPTAGGLLIIISTIFSLFFWGDFRNTYVIVLLIGFLYTGFVGFIDDFLKVRFKSSLSGLSQMGKTVMLFAFIIPFAVFYLSTLNPMQEGLKTLIYIPFYKNPILALPDFIFGIFIVFTMFSIINAVNIVDGMDGLLAGTSVLTIGVYTVFAYVIGNKILSGYLLFPYIPGSEEIVIFCSILIGGIVGFLWFNTYPAEVFMGDTGSLAIGSVIGMVAFFLKQEFLFLIVGGLFVFEIFTSLLQEKIGSKIGRRIVYRAPYHHTLTHKGIAEPKAVVRLWLISVILALIGLLSLKIR; from the coding sequence ATGATTAAACTACTAATAGAACTTTTACACGCAAACGGCATAGACTTTGGGTTTTTCAGGTTAATAAATTACATAACCTTCAGGGCGTTAATGGGAATGGTATTTTCTTTATTATTCTGCCTGATTTACGGTTCTGATTTTATTGTTTTTCTATATAAAAAGGGGATGAAAGATACTTCAGGGGAAGCGGATGTATCATCTTTCTCAAAGAAAGGCACTCCCACAGCAGGCGGGCTGTTGATAATTATATCAACAATTTTTTCCCTGTTTTTCTGGGGAGATTTTAGAAATACCTATGTAATTGTTTTATTAATTGGTTTTCTATATACAGGTTTTGTTGGCTTTATTGATGATTTTTTAAAGGTCAGGTTTAAATCCTCTCTTTCAGGGTTGTCTCAAATGGGCAAAACTGTAATGCTTTTTGCCTTTATTATTCCCTTTGCTGTTTTTTATCTATCCACTTTAAATCCAATGCAGGAAGGTTTAAAAACTTTAATCTATATCCCATTTTATAAAAATCCGATACTTGCACTTCCAGATTTTATCTTTGGAATTTTCATTGTTTTTACAATGTTTTCCATAATAAATGCAGTAAACATTGTTGATGGAATGGATGGGCTTCTTGCCGGCACCTCTGTTTTAACCATAGGTGTTTACACAGTATTTGCCTATGTTATTGGAAATAAAATCCTCTCAGGCTACCTTCTTTTCCCTTATATTCCAGGAAGTGAAGAGATTGTAATATTCTGCTCAATTTTGATAGGGGGGATTGTTGGGTTTTTATGGTTTAATACCTATCCTGCAGAAGTCTTTATGGGGGACACAGGCTCCCTTGCAATTGGAAGTGTAATAGGAATGGTTGCCTTCTTTTTAAAGCAGGAATTTCTTTTTTTAATTGTAGGGGGATTGTTTGTTTTTGAAATATTTACCTCTCTCCTGCAGGAAAAAATAGGCTCTAAAATAGGGAGAAGAATTGTTTACAGGGCACCCTACCACCACACTTTAACCCACAAAGGCATTGCAGAACCAAAGGCAGTTGTAAGGCTATGGCTAATTTCAGTTATCCTTGCTCTTATTGGTTTACTTTCACTTAAAATCAGATAG
- a CDS encoding ribosome maturation factor RimP → MDYLKKVEQLAEEIITNEGMELVFVEFVPEGKRWILRIYIDKDGGVTIKDCQKISNQISYELDVEDLIPHSYTLEVSSPGIDRVVGKKKDFERFAGEKIRIQFKGDIGGRKKVEGILRGVDEKDNVVVETDDGEFKVPLPQIKKANLKREIKF, encoded by the coding sequence ATGGATTACTTAAAAAAGGTTGAACAACTTGCAGAAGAAATAATAACAAACGAAGGAATGGAACTTGTTTTTGTAGAGTTTGTTCCCGAAGGAAAGAGATGGATTCTGCGAATTTATATAGATAAAGACGGTGGGGTAACTATAAAAGATTGCCAGAAGATAAGCAATCAAATAAGCTATGAGTTAGATGTGGAAGATTTAATCCCCCATTCATACACTTTGGAAGTTTCTTCCCCTGGAATTGATAGGGTTGTTGGAAAGAAAAAGGATTTTGAAAGATTTGCTGGCGAAAAAATAAGGATTCAGTTTAAGGGAGACATTGGCGGAAGAAAAAAAGTAGAGGGAATTTTAAGGGGAGTTGACGAAAAAGATAATGTTGTTGTAGAAACAGATGACGGAGAATTTAAGGTTCCCCTTCCTCAGATAAAAAAAGCAAACCTGAAGAGAGAAATAAAATTCTAA
- the nusA gene encoding transcription termination factor NusA, translating to MPRRSSAQPSPKDFISAMHQLAHDKNIEYELIIEMLKEAMISAARKYFKNDSEFEVEINDETGEIRVFALKEVVDKVEDPKTQISLEDAKNYKEDAEIGETIKIEKDKDSMGRIAANAAKQVIMSKIKDFERFHIYNEFKERIGEVVNVPVRRFERGNVVVDLGKTEGVIRRDQLIPGERFSVGDRVRAVIVDVAKGGDLQVQLSRTDPRLLIKLFEMEVPEVYEGTVIIKNIVREPGERSKVAVYSTEPDIDPIGACVGVGGSRIKAILRELKGEKVDIIKYEDDIEKFAENALSPAKLLRVAIADRETKRLEVIVSDDQYSLAIGTHGQNVRLASKLVGWTIDVKREADKKEEIKKQMGGGSDEEHGDLKELKGLGKKKIEKLEEAGFTSIQDVADASVDELSAVEGIGEKSAEKLIEQAKKALLGEDN from the coding sequence ATGCCGAGAAGAAGTAGCGCACAGCCTTCACCAAAGGACTTTATCAGCGCAATGCATCAGCTTGCGCACGACAAAAACATTGAGTACGAATTGATAATTGAAATGCTCAAAGAAGCAATGATTTCTGCTGCAAGGAAGTACTTTAAAAATGATTCAGAGTTTGAGGTGGAAATCAATGATGAGACGGGGGAAATCAGAGTTTTTGCTTTGAAAGAGGTTGTTGACAAGGTGGAAGACCCTAAAACTCAGATTTCCCTTGAAGATGCAAAAAATTACAAAGAGGATGCTGAGATAGGTGAAACAATTAAGATTGAAAAAGACAAAGATTCAATGGGCAGAATTGCAGCAAATGCTGCAAAGCAGGTTATTATGTCTAAAATCAAGGACTTTGAAAGGTTTCACATTTACAATGAGTTTAAAGAGAGAATAGGCGAAGTTGTGAATGTTCCGGTAAGAAGGTTTGAAAGGGGAAATGTTGTTGTTGATTTAGGAAAAACTGAGGGGGTAATTAGAAGAGATCAGTTAATCCCCGGGGAAAGGTTCTCAGTTGGAGATAGGGTGAGAGCTGTAATAGTTGATGTTGCCAAAGGTGGTGATTTACAGGTTCAACTTTCAAGAACTGATCCAAGACTTTTAATAAAACTGTTTGAAATGGAAGTTCCTGAGGTTTACGAGGGAACTGTTATTATAAAAAATATTGTCAGAGAACCGGGAGAAAGGTCTAAGGTTGCTGTTTATTCAACAGAACCGGATATTGACCCTATTGGAGCCTGTGTTGGTGTTGGCGGTTCAAGGATTAAGGCTATATTGAGAGAATTAAAAGGTGAAAAGGTTGACATAATTAAATACGAAGACGACATTGAAAAATTCGCTGAAAATGCTCTATCCCCTGCCAAATTATTAAGGGTAGCTATTGCAGATAGAGAGACCAAAAGACTTGAGGTTATAGTTTCAGACGACCAGTATTCCCTTGCAATAGGGACACACGGCCAGAATGTAAGGCTTGCAAGCAAGCTTGTAGGCTGGACAATAGATGTTAAGCGTGAGGCGGATAAAAAAGAAGAAATAAAAAAACAGATGGGTGGAGGAAGCGACGAAGAGCATGGTGATTTGAAGGAGTTGAAGGGGTTAGGTAAGAAAAAGATTGAAAAACTGGAAGAAGCTGGTTTTACCAGTATCCAGGATGTGGCTGACGCATCGGTTGATGAATTATCCGCCGTTGAAGGTATAGGAGAAAAATCTGCTGAAAAATTGATAGAGCAGGCTAAAAAGGCACTACTCGGGGAGGACAACTAA
- a CDS encoding translation initiation factor IF-2 N-terminal domain-containing protein: MAKKRVHELAKELNVSNKELIEFLNSEGYEIKSHMSSVPEESVAEVTKHFKGDKSDKKTKKEGTKKPAAKKKAVKKGEKEEKKDSRPSKKIEKKETKPKKKKRQLKRKLKRKRLKSLKKRQRK, from the coding sequence ATGGCTAAAAAAAGAGTGCACGAATTAGCAAAAGAGTTAAATGTTTCAAATAAGGAATTAATTGAATTTTTAAATTCAGAAGGATACGAAATTAAATCTCATATGAGTTCGGTACCTGAAGAAAGTGTTGCAGAGGTAACTAAACACTTTAAGGGTGATAAATCTGATAAAAAAACCAAAAAAGAGGGTACCAAAAAACCTGCTGCTAAAAAGAAAGCAGTAAAAAAAGGTGAAAAAGAAGAAAAAAAGGATTCCAGACCATCTAAAAAAATCGAAAAGAAAGAAACAAAACCAAAAAAGAAAAAAAGGCAACTGAAAAGAAAGTTGAAAAGAAAGAGGCTAAAAAGCCTAAAAAAGAGACAAAGAAAGTAG
- the infB gene encoding translation initiation factor IF-2, with protein MGRKTKEVMAKLKEKGVNAGANQMIEFDLIEEVAGEFGYLVEKIPYEHEALVELEKPDPEDKLKERPPIVTLMGHVDHGKTSLLDKIRHSRITAKEAGGITQHIGAYQVEFNGKKITFLDTPGHEAFTKMRARGANVTDIVILVVAADEGIKPQTVEAINHAKSAGVAIIVAINKIDKPEANPDMVKRQLLEHDLVVEDYGGDIISVPVSAKSGQGIDELLEYILLVAELLELKANPDRPAKGYIIEAKIDKGRGPVATVLVQNGTLKRGDTFTCGYTYGKVRGMFNDLGKQVKEAPPSTPVEVLGFNTIPDAGDKFYVVQNEQVAREIAEVKKVRDESTKQQAQPKKLSLEDLFKKMEEGEVKELPIVLKCDVQGSVETIDALLNKLSNPEVKINVIHKAVGAITENDVLLASASNAIIVGFHVKADKKTMKLAEQEGVEIRIHNIIYELTNEIKAAIEGMLEPEIKEEVIGRLEVRKVFKVPKVGFVAGCYVQEGYITRKSMVRVYRDNILIHEGRISSLKRFKDDVSEVKAGYECGLSIENLKDIREGDEIEAYINVEVKKTLDK; from the coding sequence ATTGGAAGAAAAACAAAAGAAGTGATGGCAAAGTTAAAGGAAAAAGGGGTAAATGCAGGCGCCAATCAAATGATAGAGTTTGATCTTATTGAAGAAGTTGCAGGGGAATTTGGTTACCTTGTTGAAAAAATTCCCTATGAACATGAGGCTCTTGTTGAACTTGAAAAACCGGATCCTGAAGATAAATTAAAAGAAAGGCCTCCTATTGTTACCTTAATGGGGCATGTTGACCATGGAAAAACCTCACTCCTTGATAAAATAAGGCACAGTAGAATTACTGCAAAGGAGGCAGGTGGAATAACACAGCATATAGGTGCATACCAGGTTGAGTTTAACGGCAAGAAGATAACATTTCTTGATACCCCGGGACACGAAGCCTTTACAAAAATGAGGGCGAGAGGGGCAAATGTTACTGACATAGTTATTCTCGTTGTTGCCGCAGACGAAGGAATTAAGCCTCAAACTGTTGAGGCTATAAACCATGCTAAGTCAGCAGGGGTTGCCATAATTGTGGCAATAAACAAAATTGATAAGCCTGAAGCAAACCCCGACATGGTAAAAAGGCAATTGCTTGAGCATGACCTTGTTGTTGAGGATTACGGTGGCGATATTATTTCGGTTCCTGTTTCTGCAAAAAGCGGACAGGGAATTGATGAATTGCTTGAATACATTCTTTTAGTTGCTGAATTACTTGAATTAAAGGCAAATCCTGACAGACCGGCAAAGGGTTATATTATTGAAGCAAAAATTGACAAGGGAAGAGGCCCTGTTGCCACCGTCCTTGTTCAAAATGGGACATTAAAGAGAGGGGATACATTTACCTGCGGATACACCTACGGAAAAGTCAGGGGTATGTTCAACGATTTAGGTAAACAGGTAAAGGAAGCACCTCCATCAACCCCTGTTGAGGTTTTAGGCTTTAACACAATCCCTGATGCAGGAGACAAATTTTATGTTGTACAGAACGAGCAGGTGGCAAGGGAGATTGCTGAAGTTAAAAAGGTAAGGGATGAATCAACAAAACAGCAGGCACAGCCTAAAAAATTAAGCCTTGAAGATTTGTTTAAGAAGATGGAAGAGGGAGAGGTTAAAGAGCTCCCAATTGTTTTAAAGTGTGATGTTCAGGGTTCAGTTGAAACTATTGATGCACTTTTAAATAAACTTTCTAACCCTGAAGTAAAGATAAATGTTATTCACAAAGCAGTTGGGGCAATTACAGAAAACGATGTTCTTCTCGCATCTGCATCAAACGCAATTATTGTTGGATTCCATGTAAAGGCGGATAAAAAGACAATGAAGCTTGCTGAACAGGAAGGTGTTGAGATTAGAATCCACAACATAATCTATGAATTGACAAATGAGATTAAGGCAGCCATTGAAGGTATGCTTGAGCCTGAAATAAAGGAAGAGGTAATAGGCAGGCTTGAAGTAAGAAAGGTATTCAAAGTGCCTAAAGTTGGATTTGTTGCAGGCTGCTATGTTCAGGAAGGATACATAACAAGAAAATCAATGGTAAGGGTTTACAGAGATAACATACTTATTCATGAAGGAAGAATTTCATCCCTGAAGAGATTTAAAGACGATGTATCTGAAGTTAAGGCAGGATACGAATGTGGATTGTCAATTGAAAACCTGAAAGACATCAGAGAGGGTGATGAAATAGAAGCATACATCAATGTTGAGGTTAAGAAAACCTTAGATAAATGA
- a CDS encoding DUF503 domain-containing protein, which translates to MISVQVLIIDAIITGSRSLKEKRAVLNSIKGAISSKFNVSISELGYANKWQRTLLGFAVISSDGKLNSKILEKISDIIHNDGRLEVVNSSIEELG; encoded by the coding sequence ATGATATCAGTTCAGGTTTTGATAATTGACGCAATAATAACAGGCAGTCGTTCTTTAAAAGAGAAAAGGGCTGTTTTAAACAGTATAAAAGGGGCGATTTCGTCTAAATTCAATGTATCTATAAGTGAGCTTGGCTATGCTAACAAGTGGCAGAGAACACTCTTAGGTTTTGCCGTTATTTCAAGTGATGGCAAGCTGAATTCAAAGATACTTGAGAAGATTTCAGATATTATTCACAATGACGGAAGGCTTGAGGTTGTAAATTCAAGCATTGAGGAATTGGGATGA
- a CDS encoding DHH family phosphoesterase — MKEFEKLKQFIDKHSGFVLVGHKNADGDCIGTMSAFGIILEKLGKSAVFIVADPVPHNYFFLKKVKDFKVVNTFDCKQSPVILFECGNMERSGINLENYGERANFDHHPDNKFYAELNIVNPEASSVGEMAAIFFREYFENLIDSDVANSLYTAIHTDTGGFAYSNVKKSTFEVASYLMSKGLDNQLVCNEVYGNNKIEKTRLLGYYLENLEVKKMKNFNLCYGVLALKDLERFNCTSRDTENFANYPRGIMGVDVGVFFLEVEQGVFKVSLRSKGKVIVNKVAANLGGGGHKFAAGCTVKGEWPRVLDTVLKEFEKDE; from the coding sequence ATGAAAGAGTTTGAAAAATTGAAACAATTTATTGATAAACATAGTGGTTTTGTACTTGTTGGCCATAAAAATGCAGACGGAGATTGTATTGGCACAATGTCTGCATTTGGGATTATCCTTGAAAAATTAGGGAAAAGTGCAGTTTTTATCGTTGCTGACCCAGTACCACATAACTATTTTTTTCTAAAAAAAGTGAAAGATTTCAAAGTTGTAAATACCTTTGACTGCAAACAATCCCCTGTAATCCTCTTTGAGTGCGGGAATATGGAAAGAAGCGGGATAAATCTTGAAAACTATGGGGAAAGGGCAAACTTTGACCATCACCCTGATAATAAGTTTTACGCTGAATTAAACATTGTTAACCCTGAAGCGTCTTCTGTGGGAGAGATGGCCGCAATCTTTTTCAGAGAATACTTTGAAAATTTAATTGACAGCGATGTTGCTAATTCACTTTACACGGCAATTCATACAGATACAGGTGGTTTTGCCTATTCAAATGTAAAGAAATCAACATTTGAAGTAGCCTCTTACCTTATGTCAAAAGGGCTTGATAATCAGCTTGTATGCAATGAGGTTTACGGAAACAACAAAATTGAGAAAACAAGGCTTTTAGGCTATTACCTTGAAAACCTTGAAGTTAAAAAAATGAAAAACTTTAATCTTTGCTATGGGGTTTTGGCTCTCAAAGACCTTGAAAGGTTTAATTGCACCTCAAGGGACACTGAAAACTTTGCAAATTATCCGAGAGGGATTATGGGAGTTGATGTGGGGGTGTTCTTCTTAGAGGTTGAACAAGGGGTATTCAAGGTTTCTTTGAGAAGCAAGGGCAAGGTAATAGTAAACAAAGTTGCTGCAAACCTTGGTGGCGGTGGGCATAAATTTGCCGCAGGGTGCACAGTAAAGGGGGAATGGCCAAGGGTGCTTGATACTGTGCTTAAAGAGTTTGAAAAAGATGAATAA
- the truB gene encoding tRNA pseudouridine(55) synthase TruB encodes MNNVYLIDKPEGFTSFDVVRYVKKSLGIKKVGHTGTLDPFATGLLIVCTGNFTRLTDYFHQYLKTYKSTFVLGEFRDTDDITGEVLKRFEVNPIPYERVVNALKSFEGEIEQLPPFISAKKVNGERLYKLNRKERKVEPEKTRVYIKEIKILSYNFPEIEVEITCGTGTYIRSIARDLGEMLNCGCYVKSLRRTKIGNYSVENAGNIENLKAIPHKDILPHLDAIVPDEEKTKKILSGNEVFLSNFDVESEKVRVFSPFFRELLSICEVKKQENGVILKPEKVFKREIL; translated from the coding sequence ATGAATAATGTTTATTTAATAGATAAACCTGAAGGATTTACCTCTTTTGATGTTGTTAGGTATGTAAAAAAAAGTTTAGGGATAAAAAAGGTCGGGCACACAGGCACATTAGACCCCTTTGCAACAGGGCTTTTAATTGTTTGCACGGGAAATTTTACAAGGCTTACCGATTACTTCCATCAGTATTTGAAAACCTATAAATCAACCTTTGTTTTAGGTGAGTTCAGAGACACTGATGACATTACAGGTGAGGTTTTAAAAAGGTTTGAGGTTAACCCAATCCCTTATGAAAGAGTTGTTAATGCTTTAAAAAGTTTTGAGGGAGAGATAGAGCAATTGCCCCCCTTTATATCGGCAAAAAAAGTTAATGGGGAGAGGCTTTATAAATTAAACAGAAAAGAAAGAAAGGTTGAGCCTGAAAAAACAAGGGTTTATATAAAAGAAATAAAGATTTTGTCTTACAATTTCCCGGAAATAGAGGTTGAGATAACCTGCGGCACAGGTACATATATCCGCTCAATTGCAAGGGATTTAGGGGAGATGCTTAATTGCGGTTGCTATGTAAAATCCTTAAGGAGAACAAAAATAGGAAATTACTCTGTTGAAAATGCAGGAAATATTGAGAATTTAAAAGCTATTCCACATAAAGATATTCTTCCCCATCTTGACGCAATTGTACCTGATGAAGAAAAAACAAAGAAAATTCTTTCAGGGAATGAGGTTTTTCTTTCAAACTTTGATGTTGAAAGTGAAAAAGTTAGGGTATTTTCTCCCTTTTTCAGGGAATTACTGTCAATATGCGAGGTAAAAAAACAGGAAAATGGTGTTATCCTTAAACCAGAAAAGGTTTTTAAAAGGGAAATATTATGA
- a CDS encoding DUF2520 domain-containing protein — translation MRHFVIGNGRLGQTLFNSLKNSGEEIADSIEKSDIVWIVIPDSFISQKVREIEPFLSKNHILVHCSGFFPASILENAKTDKLVSLHPAYSFSKPLSVFPENIFWTFQGDKSVFGYFSNLVKLWKGKIKKISEKQKAYYHIACIFASNFPVVSLMIAEKLFEKSGIEFNDIRDGLVNPVCLKVADNLNLKDILTGPAKRKDRETILKEIEFLKKSDEDLSEIYRLLSDFVLKNV, via the coding sequence ATGAGGCACTTTGTTATTGGAAACGGGAGATTGGGACAAACCCTGTTTAACTCATTAAAAAATTCTGGGGAAGAGATTGCAGATTCAATAGAAAAATCTGATATTGTCTGGATTGTTATCCCTGATTCTTTTATCTCACAAAAGGTAAGGGAGATTGAGCCTTTTTTAAGCAAAAATCATATTCTTGTGCATTGCAGCGGGTTTTTTCCTGCTTCAATTCTTGAAAACGCAAAAACAGATAAACTTGTTTCCCTTCACCCTGCCTATTCCTTTTCAAAGCCGTTAAGTGTTTTCCCTGAAAATATTTTCTGGACTTTTCAGGGCGATAAATCTGTTTTCGGCTATTTTTCAAATCTTGTTAAGTTGTGGAAGGGGAAGATTAAAAAAATCAGTGAGAAACAAAAGGCTTACTACCACATTGCCTGTATTTTTGCCTCAAACTTCCCTGTTGTTTCTCTAATGATTGCAGAAAAATTGTTTGAAAAATCAGGGATTGAGTTTAATGATATAAGGGATGGGCTTGTAAATCCTGTTTGTTTAAAGGTTGCCGACAATTTAAATCTGAAGGATATTCTAACGGGACCAGCAAAGAGGAAAGACAGGGAGACTATTCTAAAAGAGATTGAATTTTTAAAGAAAAGTGATGAAGATTTATCAGAGATTTACAGGCTTTTAAGTGATTTTGTATTGAAAAATGTTTGA
- a CDS encoding nicotinate phosphoribosyltransferase — MFKEEYFSGLYTDFYELTMSQAYFLSGKKDERVVFDLYFRKNPFGNGYTIFAGLEDAINAVLNFRFSENDLNYLESLGFNKDFLDYLKDFRFQGSIYAFREGDVVFNNEPLLKVEGNIIEAQLLETMLLNFINYQTLIATKTRRMYFAAKGKTVVDFGMRRAQGFAAISGSKASYIGGAAGTSNTYAAKVFGIPPIGTHAHSWIQSFKSEYEAFKRYADIYPDSTTLLVDTYDTLKSGIPNAIKIAKYLESKGHKLKAIRLDSGDLAYLSKKARKMLDENGLGYVKIVVSNQLDENIIDSLLDQNAPIDIFGVGTKLITSYSQPALDGVYKLAEISGRPTLKFSENTEKINLPGNKKVVRVLNEDNNFLLDGVLLNEENENSIKLLRHPSIPFKKTEITDDLKFEKVFYKIVENGKLVYKFPTLKDVRDFSLKRFEQLPSEFKRFVNPHIYRVGLSDKLYNLRHSLIERRLENK, encoded by the coding sequence ATGTTTAAAGAGGAGTATTTCTCCGGTTTATATACAGATTTCTATGAATTAACCATGTCCCAGGCTTATTTTTTAAGCGGGAAAAAGGACGAAAGGGTTGTTTTTGACCTCTATTTTAGAAAAAATCCTTTTGGAAATGGCTACACTATATTTGCAGGGCTTGAAGATGCTATAAATGCGGTTTTAAACTTCCGTTTCTCGGAAAATGATTTAAATTACCTTGAATCTTTAGGCTTTAATAAAGATTTTTTAGATTATTTAAAAGATTTTAGATTTCAAGGAAGTATATATGCCTTCAGGGAAGGGGATGTTGTATTCAACAATGAGCCTCTTTTGAAGGTGGAAGGAAATATAATTGAAGCTCAACTCCTTGAGACAATGCTTTTAAATTTTATAAACTATCAAACTTTAATCGCCACAAAAACAAGAAGGATGTACTTTGCTGCCAAAGGAAAAACTGTTGTTGATTTTGGTATGAGAAGGGCTCAGGGTTTTGCTGCAATATCAGGCTCAAAGGCAAGTTACATAGGCGGTGCAGCAGGCACTTCAAATACTTATGCGGCAAAGGTTTTTGGGATTCCCCCCATAGGTACCCATGCTCATAGCTGGATTCAAAGCTTTAAATCTGAATATGAAGCTTTTAAAAGGTATGCTGATATATACCCCGACTCTACAACTTTGCTTGTAGATACTTATGATACATTGAAGTCTGGAATTCCAAATGCAATAAAGATAGCGAAGTACTTAGAATCAAAGGGGCATAAACTTAAAGCAATAAGACTTGATTCAGGAGACCTTGCTTATTTAAGTAAAAAGGCAAGGAAGATGCTTGATGAAAACGGGTTAGGTTATGTGAAGATTGTGGTTTCAAATCAATTAGATGAGAATATTATTGACTCTCTCTTAGACCAGAATGCACCTATTGATATTTTTGGAGTGGGAACAAAGCTTATCACATCCTATTCCCAGCCTGCACTGGACGGAGTTTACAAACTTGCTGAGATTAGCGGAAGGCCAACTTTGAAATTTAGCGAAAATACTGAAAAGATAAACCTTCCGGGAAATAAAAAGGTTGTTAGAGTGTTAAACGAAGATAATAATTTTCTTCTTGACGGTGTTTTACTTAATGAAGAAAATGAAAATTCAATTAAATTGTTAAGACATCCATCAATTCCCTTCAAAAAAACAGAAATAACAGATGACTTAAAGTTTGAAAAGGTTTTCTATAAAATTGTGGAAAATGGAAAACTTGTATATAAATTCCCGACTCTAAAAGATGTGAGGGATTTTTCTTTAAAAAGATTTGAGCAATTACCTTCTGAATTTAAAAGGTTTGTTAATCCCCATATTTACAGAGTGGGGTTGTCTGATAAACTCTATAATTTAAGACACAGCCTTATAGAAAGGAGGCTTGAAAATAAATGA
- a CDS encoding nicotinamidase — translation MSKKALLIVDLQNDFCPGGALPVKDGDKIVEPINKIMDKFDLVIASKDMHPEKTVHFDKWPVHCVRGTKGSEFHPDLKSEKIDFIFEKGTGNRDDGYSAFEATNKDLEEFLKENNVEELYVCGLATDYCVKASVLDALKRGFKTFVLTDCIKAVNVNPDDGEKALREMKDKGAILIESKSI, via the coding sequence ATGAGTAAAAAAGCTCTTTTAATTGTTGATTTGCAAAACGATTTTTGTCCGGGAGGGGCTTTGCCTGTAAAGGATGGAGATAAAATTGTTGAGCCAATAAATAAAATTATGGATAAATTTGATTTAGTCATTGCATCTAAAGACATGCACCCTGAAAAAACAGTTCATTTTGATAAATGGCCAGTCCATTGCGTAAGGGGGACAAAAGGTAGTGAGTTTCATCCAGATTTGAAAAGCGAAAAAATAGACTTTATATTTGAAAAAGGTACGGGGAACAGGGATGATGGATACAGTGCATTTGAGGCTACAAATAAAGATTTAGAAGAATTTTTGAAAGAAAACAATGTTGAAGAACTTTATGTTTGCGGGCTTGCCACAGATTACTGTGTAAAGGCAAGCGTGCTTGATGCATTAAAGAGAGGTTTTAAAACATTTGTGTTGACTGATTGTATAAAAGCTGTGAATGTTAATCCTGACGATGGAGAGAAGGCTTTAAGAGAGATGAAGGATAAAGGAGCAATTTTAATTGAAAGTAAAAGTATTTAA